The DNA segment ACGCCGCTGTCGGTGTAGCTGGCGGTCCAGGACACGGGCGTGCCGGGGCCGGCGGCAAAGAGATCGACCCATCGGAATGATGAGCGGTCACGGTGAAACTCGAGGTAGCCGTCGGCGATTTTGTCTTTGTGCACGCTCTCCTCATCGAGGTGGAGATAAAGCGAGGTCTCCAGTTCGCAGGCGTGGGCACACCCGCCGGGGAAGACGCTCTCGCGCCAGCCGGGCATGAAGTCCTTGTCAACGGTGAGCATCGACCACCAGTTGGTCGCCAGTGCTTCGGCGTCGGTTTCGAGGTTTACGCGCCTTGCTGCCAGGTCCATGTTCGGCGCGTTTGATCCGTGGCCGTTGAGATACACGATCTTTTTGAACCCGTGGTAGGCGAGGCTCTTGCCGATATCGACCATGAAGCGGATGAGCGTCTCATAGTGGATGTTGATCGTGCCGGGGAAATCCATCACATGGCCGGTGTACCCCTGACACTGCGTGGGCATCACGAGCACCTCGCGGGGGATGAGCCGCGCGGCGGCGTGCGCTACGGCGGTGACTTCGAGCATGTCCACATCCAGCGGCAGATGCGGGCCGTGCTGCTCGATCGAGCCGATGGGCACGATGACCACGGGCTGCTTTTTCACCGCGTCGTTGATCTGAGGCCAGGTCAATTTCTCATAACGCCAGGGTTCAGCCTTGGACATAGCGTTCCTTTGACTTTCGAGTGAGTTTCCCCATTGAACCATTCCCGCCGACGATTGCGCTGCACCGAGCGGAGCGATGGCGGGTTACAAAGCGGATTTTGTCAGTTTCATCCCGCCCGTGTGCTTGGCGATGCCGTCCTCATTCCATTTGAAGCCGAGTCCGGGGCCGTCGGGAATCGGCAGCAGACCGTCGGCATCCATCTTGAGAGGCTCGATGAACAGGTCCTCGACATAGGGTGCGGGTGTGATGTATTCGACCCAGCGTGCGTTGTTGGCCGCTGCGACCAACTGAAGATCGGCGGCCAGTCCGACGGCGGTGTTCCAGCCGTGCGGAACCATGAGAACGCTCTGGTCGTCGGCACACTGGCCGATGCGGTGTTGCTCGGTGATGCCGCCGACTTTCGTCACGTCCGGCTGGATGTAGTCCACGGCGCGGCGTTGAATCCACTCGATGAAACTCTGCCTGCGGGTGAGCACCTCGCCGCTGGTGATCGGCAGCGGAGCGTGCCGCGTGAGAGTGACGAAGCCTTCGATGTCATCGGGGCGTAACGCTTCCTCGAACCAGACGACGTCGTAATCGTCGAGCATCTGCGCGGTGCGGAGTGCCCACTTGTAGCCGTGAGGCCAGTAGGCGTCGGAACCGCCGGCATCAACCATCAGCTCGATCTCAGGGCCGATGGCGTCGCGAGCAGCCTTGACGATGGCCTCGTCGGTTTTGAAATCACGCCGACCAAACGGCCCCCAGCCGATCTTGAACGCGCGGAATCCCCGCGCCAGTCCTGCGCGGAGTCGATCACCCATCCGGGACGGCTCCGTCATGAGCATCGAGCCGTAGGGCTTGATCCGATCACGGTGACGGCCGCCCAGAAGACGGGAGACCGGCTGGCCGGTGACCTTACCAAAGATATCCCACAGCGCGATGTCGATGCCGGAGACAGCGTGGGTGATCGCCCCGCCGCGTCCCTGCCAGAAGGTCTGCTGATGGAGCGTCTCGCTGGTGGCAGCCGGGTCAAGCGCGCTGGCACCGATAAGAAAGGGCTTGATGACGTTGATCGAACCCTGCACGAGGGGCAGCGAAGTGAAGACGCT comes from the Phycisphaeraceae bacterium genome and includes:
- a CDS encoding creatininase family protein — translated: MSKAEPWRYEKLTWPQINDAVKKQPVVIVPIGSIEQHGPHLPLDVDMLEVTAVAHAAARLIPREVLVMPTQCQGYTGHVMDFPGTINIHYETLIRFMVDIGKSLAYHGFKKIVYLNGHGSNAPNMDLAARRVNLETDAEALATNWWSMLTVDKDFMPGWRESVFPGGCAHACELETSLYLHLDEESVHKDKIADGYLEFHRDRSSFRWVDLFAAGPGTPVSWTASYTDSGVLGEATLATKEKGKRALDEASRQLAQLCTEFRRRVKPKRGDHHDPLPTFPMPWGQTGTRPTQKGDVHDSFVKKGHGKTSRAKQHRGQSKNVNNRRTGKS
- a CDS encoding mandelate racemase/muconate lactonizing enzyme family protein, coding for MKSLKIADIRLLPLVGHTPEGGWDQKLIESGTNLHTLVEIITDGGVTGLGSVFTSLPLVQGSINVIKPFLIGASALDPAATSETLHQQTFWQGRGGAITHAVSGIDIALWDIFGKVTGQPVSRLLGGRHRDRIKPYGSMLMTEPSRMGDRLRAGLARGFRAFKIGWGPFGRRDFKTDEAIVKAARDAIGPEIELMVDAGGSDAYWPHGYKWALRTAQMLDDYDVVWFEEALRPDDIEGFVTLTRHAPLPITSGEVLTRRQSFIEWIQRRAVDYIQPDVTKVGGITEQHRIGQCADDQSVLMVPHGWNTAVGLAADLQLVAAANNARWVEYITPAPYVEDLFIEPLKMDADGLLPIPDGPGLGFKWNEDGIAKHTGGMKLTKSAL